The Pleurodeles waltl isolate 20211129_DDA chromosome 7, aPleWal1.hap1.20221129, whole genome shotgun sequence genome includes a region encoding these proteins:
- the LOC138303977 gene encoding phosphoenolpyruvate carboxykinase, cytosolic [GTP]-like: MAPLLQNELKITSKMVQGDLNSLSPDVRAFVVGNAKVCQPESIHICDGSEEENERILVLMEESGMVKRLTKYENCWLALTDPRDVARIESRTVIVTQEQRDTVPTSKTGTSQLGRWMSEDDFDKAFKARFPGCMKGRTMYVIPFSMGPIGSPLSKIGIELTDSPYVVASMRIMTRMGTDVLRALGSGEFVKCLHSVGCPLPLKKPLVNNWPCNPDLTLIAHIPERREIVSFGSGYGGNSLLGKKCFALRIASRIAKEEGWLAEHMLILGITNPVGEKKYFAAAFPSACGKTNLAMMNPTLPGWKIECVGDDIAWMKFDDQGRLRAINPENGFFGVAPGTSVKTNPNAMKTIEKNTIFTNVGETSDGGIYWEGIGDILEPGVTLTSWKNKEWSLESDEPCAHPNSRFCTPASQCPIIDSAWESPEGVPIEGIIFGGRRPKGVPLVYEALNWQHGVFVGAAMRSESTAAAEHKGKVIMHDPFAMRPFFGYNFGRYLAHWLSMEHYPSAKLPKIFHVNWFRKDEQGNFLWPGYGENSRVLEWMFRRISGEECAKRTAIGYVPTASDFNLKGLGDINMTQLFNLSRDFWEEEVEDIKKYFEEQVNADLPYEIERELLELENRIKQL; the protein is encoded by the exons ATGGCGCCCCTGCTGCAGAATGAGCTGAAGATCACCAGCAAGATGGTCCAGGGGGACCTTAACAGCCTGAGCCCAGACGTTAGAGCCTTTGTGGTGGGCAACGCTAAGGTGTGCCAGCCAGAGAGCATCCATATCTGTGACGGGTCAGAGGAGGAGAACGAGAGGATCCTGGTGCTCATGGAGGAGAGCGGCATGGTGAAGAGGCTGACCAAGTATGAGAACTG CTGGCTGGCGCTCACCGACCCCAGGGATGTGGCCCGAATCGAAAGCCGGACGGTCATCGTTACTCAAGAGCAGAGGGACACCGTGCCCACCTCCAAGACCGGAACCAGCCAGCTGGGGCGCTGGATGTCCGAGGACGACTTCGACAAGGCGTTTAAGGCCAGGTTTCCGGGATGTATGAAAG GTCGCACCATGTACGTCATCCCTTTCAGTATGGGTCCCATTGGGTCACCCCTGTCCAAGATTGGGATTGAGTTGACAGATTCGCCCTACGTCGTGGCCAGCATGAGGATCATGACCCGGATGGGCACCGACGTCCTGAGAGCCCTGGGCAGCGGCGAGTTCGTGAAATGCCTCCATTCGGTTGGCTGCCCCTTACCACTGAAAA AACCCTTGGTGAACAACTGGCCCTGTAACCCGGATCTGACCCTCATCGCACACATTCCGGAACGTAGGGAGATCGTGTCCTTCGGCAGCGGCTACGGCGGAAACTCCTTGCTGGGGAAAAAGTGCTTTGCACTGAGGATCGCCAGCAGAATTGCCAAGGAGGAGGGATGGCTGGCCGAACACATGCTG ATACTGGGCATTACAAATCCAGTAGGTGAGAAGAAATACTTTGCAGCCGCCTTCCCTAGTGCCTGTGGGAAAACCAACTTGGCCATGATGAATCCAACACTGCCTGGATGGAAAATTGAGTGTGTAGGAGATGACATTGCATGGATGAAGTTTGATGACCAAG GTCGCCTCAGGGCTATTAATCCAGAGAATGGATTTTTTGGTGTCGCTCCTGGAACATCAGTGAAGACAAACCCGAATGCAATGAAAACTATTGAGAAAAACACAATCTTCACCAATGTTGGGGAGACCAGTGATGGAGGCATTTACTGGGAGGGCATAGGAGATATCCTAGAACCTGGTGTGACTCTGACATCTTGGAAGAACAAAGAATGGTCACTGGAAAGTG ATGAGCCTTGTGCCCATCCCAATTCCCGTTTCTGCACTCCTGCCAGCCAGTGTCCAATCATTGATTCAGCATGGGAATCTCCTGAGGGTGTGCCCATAGAGGGCATCATTTTTGGAGGACGAAGGCCCAAAG GTGTGCCTTTGGTCTATGAAGCGCTGAACTGGCAGCACGGAGTGTTTGTGGGGGCAGCCATGAGATCTGAGTCCACAGCAGCCGCAGAGCACAAAG GCAAAGTAATTATGCATGATCCTTTCGCCATGAGGCCTTTCTTTGGTTACAACTTTGGACGCTACCTGGCCCACTGGTTGAGCATGGAGCACTACCCCTCAGCAAAACTGCCCAAAATCTTCCACGTGAACTGGTTCCGCAAAGATGAACAAGGTAATTTCCTTTGGCCCGGCTATGGTGAGAACTCCCGTGTGCTGGAGTGGATGTTCAGAAGGATCAGTGGCGAAGAGTGTGCCAAGCGCACAGCCATCGGTTATGTGCCCACTGCATCAGACTTCAACTTAAAAGGTCTTGGAGATATTAATATGACTCAGCTTTTCAACTTGTCCAGGGACTTCTGGGAAGAAGAGGTGGAAGACATTAAGAAATACTTTGAAGAACAAGTCAATGCTGACCTTCCATATGAAATAGAGCGGGAGCTTCTCGAGCTTGAGAACAGAATCAAACAACTGTGA